The sequence CTTTGATAAGGTAGGCGACCTAACATCTTTTCCTACATTATGACCTATTTCTTAGTGGCTGAGCCAGATGGACGGACAGGGGCAGACACCTCCCTCCAGTTTCTATATGATTTGCATATTTTTATGTGCTATATAATGAATAGTCACAAATAGTACAATTTCGCCCCCTATTTTTTTGCTTTAGAACTTTAATTTCGCCCCCTAATCGACAATCCTACCTCCATCACTACTAATTTACCTTGGATTTCAGATTAAACTAGCATTTGGGGGACGTGTCCGTCTTATCTTGTCTGGAGCTGCACCTTTGCCTAAGCACATCGAGGAGTTTCTTCGAGTGACGAGTTGCTGTGTGTTATCGCAAGGATATGGTAAtgcaaaaaaattcacaaaatgaACCGGATCATATGaggatttatttcatatttttttgttgGGGAGAGAACTCCTTCGACTACCTTGAGGGTCTGTCTATTTGAGAGTAAACATGATGCTTACTTAGGCTATTGTATAGTTTCATCTGAGTTGCAtcattattaaatcatttttctagGCAATATTTTTTGGTGCAACTGCATGTGTTTTCTTGTTTTAACAAGAAAAGTCGCTATTCATGTAATTTTCCTTCAAATATTCTCGGCTTAACTGATATTTTGGCTCGTTTCAAATTAATTTCAGGACTCACGGAAAGTTGTGGCGGATGTTGCACTTCCATAGCTAACGTGTTTTCAATGATGGGAACTGTGGGTGTTCCAATGACTACCATCGAAGTAAGGCTTGAATCAGTACCAGAGATGGGATACGATGCATGTTCTGTTGTTCCAAGAGGTGAAATTTGTCTGCGGGGAAAAACGTTGTTCTCTGGGTACTATAAACGTGAGGATCTCACAAAAGAAGTATTTGTTGACGGATGGTTCCGTACTGGTAAAATTGGATACCTACCATAAGTCAACTTTATTCTTGTAAGGTTAGTAGAACTCGGGTATCTTCATTGCGGAATGAAGTTGCAGTTTAAATATTGCAGGTGATATTGGAGAGTGGCAGCCTAATGGGGAGATGAAAATCATTGATAGGAAGAAGAATATTTTCAAGCTGTCTCAAGGGGAGTATGTTGCGGTGGAAAACATTGAAAGTGTCTACTCCCGATGCCCTCTTGTAACATCAGTAAGTCATAGGAAATTCAAGAAACAATTTAATTGTTCTTGTATAATTAGTGGCGGAGCTTTGCATAGTGGgggaaaaactaaaatttgttaaatttaTCTACCAATGGTGGTGCTAAATGGGTTTAACTGCTCTTTAGGTCTGGGTATATGGGAACAGTTTTGACTCATTTCTGGTGGCCGTGGTTGTACCGGAGCGAAAGCCACTTGAAGAATGGGCCGAAAAGAATCAAGAAAAAGGTGATTTCAAGTCTTTGTGTTGTAATTCAAAGgcaagaaaatacattttgGATGAGCTCAACAGCACTGCCAAACAACACAAGGTATGCTACATGAATTCCATGTTTCTCATGGCTTCTTTAATGCAGCAGCATTTGGTTCTTCATCTGACCTTCAAAATGTTTTTCCAGCTGCGTGGTTTCGAAATGTTGAGAGCAATTCATCTGGAGTCGGTTCCTTTTGACATTGACCGTGATCTCGTGACCCCAACTTTTAAGCTTAAAAGGCCACAGTTGCTTAAATATTACAAGGTACATAAAATTTGATTGATCTAGTGTTTTCGTGCCTGCCTCGCAGTTTCAAAAAGCTGTTAAGAGTTTTATTTTGTAAGGGCTTAATCCCATCCAGACGTAAGTTTTTGCCTCGATAATACTTCTTAAATAAACTTTCTTGCTCCTGAAATTTTTTTCTCCAAACCCTTTATTGAAATGCCTTGTTGTTCTTTCATTATATACTAggattttagttttttaatgtGGTTCTAAACGAATCTAGATCATGAAATTTCATGAGCGCAAACTTGGCTAGACAAAGTTAGCTCGAGTTCGTCGAGCTCAGAAAAATGACACTCTAGCTTGAGAGTAAAGCACGCCATGCTCGACTCAACTTGCCCTGATAGTTGCTATAGCATTTCTCCCGTTATCTCATGTGTTACATCGTTTAATTTATGTATCTTCTTTTTGACAATAATAGAATAGAAGGTGAGAACTAATGAGTAATTTGAAAACTCGAATGGTTCGTGGAGAAAACGAACTTGATTCGACGATGTCTCGCTCTTGGCCAAGTCCTTGTAGTCCGGGGTGCGGCAACGACGTTATAATACTTGCATATTTTGCAGGAATACATCGACCAAATATACAGTGGCGCGAAAGGACAAAATGGGATAGCACCAAAGTGATGGCAGCAATAGTCAAATATGGGGATTAATAATTTCTTTGTTTCATATCGACTTTTCATATTCGAGATGTTAATAAACTATCAATGTATATTCGATGAAAAAGGTTGCATAACTTTCAACTAAGTAAATCGAGAGAACAATTGGAGAAACACTTTGTTTGTTTTGGTAGGATGGGATCGGGTAGAGACTTGTCTCATAATTCTATCCAATCTTTATGATCATAAGAATCTAAAATAATTGATActcaaagtattattttttaatgtttttatcgATTTTCATCTAACAAAAAAAAGACATGTGACTCAAGAATATCAAACACGTTTTTCCCTGCATGAGAACTGGAAGTAACTTTTTGTTTGCTGTTGGATATTTTGAGCAATTTATCGTATACatataattaaacatatttcatattcttcaatttattttttcaaaatattaaacaGTCCTCTTGCCTCCCAATTCATCAATTTATTAGTTTAATTAATGAGTCGTCCCCTTTCCAATAAACTCCGATGTATCTGCTACCCGTCGGTACAACAACTTGCTCccaactcaataataataaaaataaataaataaataaaagttgaaTGCTTGGCCATCAAGAAGTTCTACTTCACAGCTTCTAATAATTTAGAAAATTAACAGGCAACACAAATCTCTAGCTTGTTGGCCCGCCGCCATGGCAGGGTAGCTATCCGTCTGAGATCCATTTTCCTGCTGCCGGGTTGTGATCTGGCTGCTTTCTTTTCTTCCTATTGAAGTCCTTGGTCCAAAAATTGAACATACAAGTTGAGCAAATCAAACTTCCTAGTTTTCTTGCCCACTTAATGATACTCATCAAGTTGAGGAAATGATACTTCTCCCACCAGATGAACTCAAATCTACTGAGAAAACCAATTTCAACGACGAATATCTCGACCCCTTGCCTCGTACTCGGTCCATCTTCTTCCCACTTCATGATATTCTTCAAGTTGAGGAAATTGAAACAGAACTATCGTTGTTGTTTGCAACAAAATTTGAGCAAAGGTTAACCACTTCACTAATTACTTCGTATATGCAAAAGGGtagttttcatttttctttcgaCCATCATCTAAATTGTAATGGCTATGTGAGACGACGACTATAGATAATGCTTGGAAAGATGAAGAAAAGAAGGCAATGCGTTTTGTATCTGAACATCTTTCTGAATCTGAATTATAATTCCATTTCGATTCTTCGTTTCTCGAGTTCTTATTCCTTCCGCTTTAGTTCTTTAGGATATTATCTCTCTTGAAGTGGCTACATATCGCTATGTTGTAAGTCCAAAATACCCGACCATACCCTTTTAGTGTAGAACATGAAGTTGTCTTGTACATCGTTTCCCTTGGCTCCATGCAGAAGTGTAAAAAACGAACTCGATCCGAAAAAAATTAAGTTAGGGTTAAGGGTTTTCGTATTCGGGTCAAATCGGATCGGACCGAAATCACATCCAAAAAAAACTATTTGGCTTGGGTCGGGTCCGAGTTGacccattttttaaaatttttttatataatttaaaaatattaactacattttttatattgtatatttgaatttttttattgtatatcgATATCAtacattttaataatataatatgtattttgtaaaatattgatttttaaacatttgtttattttttgtattaagtatattttaaattttctatgAGTTGACTTTCaaattgtagaaaattattttgacatacttggacatttttttttattgttattgatCTCATTAATTTCTCTcatataatatttacattttttaaacaattgtttattttatgaaattattaatAATGTACATAAATTCtactcttaaatttaatttaaatatttaaattcacCAAACATAAGTAAAATATATCtagataatataaatttttgttgaACTTTTGTTTCAACTCGATCTGAACTCATCCAATTAACACCTCTGCATCGATGTTACACTGAGGGCAGCACTTTAATGATGCAACACTGAGCAATATTCTTTTGGTACTATCCCAAGGTCAACATCGAACGAAGCTAAAGTGTGGATATATACATGTAAACAAGCGTAATTAAGagtaaaaagaaagaaaatcattTGTGATACGGTGGtcgcattattattatttattttgattataaagTGGTGAGGGTTTTTTTACCGTGAGTTTGAACTCGGACATCTCTCATGTTAAAATCATATggtgaggttttttttttttttttttacgtgaGTTCGAACTCGGACATCTCTCATAACATCGTACGTAGTGTGTTTATTACCATGCATTTTTTTAACACGTAGGGGTAAAAGAAGTATTAGAAAAGAATTTGCATCATTTTAACAcgcacatatacatacatatacacacacatatatataaagaatTGGGCGTATCTATTTTAGGAGCTGGGCTGGATCggatgatttatatatataatatatgtagaTATACGagctttataattttaaattatatttatttcattgactTCAATATTTTAGATCTACAATTATTAATgtaagaaatttttaaataggCTAGTGGTTAGGGAGAAgctaattataaatataaatcaaatatacaattttgtgttttattataaataaaaataaaattatttaattgatctaCTACATATCATCAtgtgatttatatttattttttttattataaatataaatcaaatttaaattttttttatataattattggtatattattatttaaaaaaaccaaaatattaGAGATATATATGTTGAggataaaaaattgaaataatatataGATCTTAACAGTCgactttttttttatcaatgaactttttaacataaaattcagCCTCATAAACTACAAATTTTGGTTATATTTTCAAGTTGCAATATCTAtggctttttaattaaataatacaaaaacaaaacaaaaaaattaccaaaaatatcaaataatattttttaaaaaaaaaacttgtaacgaaaaattaaaaaaataataataaatcttaGGGGCCGCATACGAAGCATAGGCCAAGCCTGCTCCTTATTTAATTAGAAACGAATCGATCAAATTATCGCTTTTCTTGCATCCAACGCCAACGTGACTTCCATAACCGTCTTGGGGCACGATCCATTTCTTTCCACCAAATCTCTTTCGTTTCTCTCACGTTGAATTCGAAGATATTAGCGAAAAAACTCTTCTGGTCCGGTCGTTTCTATccattgaactaaaaatattCGAGAAAGACAAGGAATTTAATTCCACGCAGTGTTGATATAATTTTGGTGAGTTATTTTGATTCTTCTCGGTATTCATGAAGCTggcttatattttatatttcgaTTTATTGTGTTTATGAAGAGCACATGATTTGATTGTATCAAGAAATTTGACGCCCGGGTGGGAagggttctttttttttttttctttttttttttcgggtatcatgtgcttaattatgatCATTTGACGAATTCCTTGAATCTTGGTGATTAAATTCTGCTGACCGCTGGACTCAAATTATATATGTGCCTCCGTTTGATGATTTAGGCAGCCATGGTCAAGGAAATTATACTTTTGATGATGATCATACTGATCCGGGCATTTGCTGGAGACAACAATCCTGTATATGATCCTTGTTCGGATGCCAAAGTTTCGAGATCTGATGGCTTTTCTTTTGGCCTCGCATTTACTTCCAAGGACTCTTTCTTCTTCAACCACACGCAGCTTTCGCCATGTGATAGCCGTCTCGCCCTCGCTGGTTCAGCTCAACTTGCTGTGTTTAGGCCCAAGGTTGACGAGATTTCCCTGCTTACAATTGATAGCAACGGCTCCTTTAGCCCGGTATGAATACTCTATTTGCAATCGTAGTTGCTCTGTTTtggttttttgaaaaaatattaacttgGTCGGACCTGGGAACCAATTGCTCCACCACCTATATAACTGGTTGCTAACTGTTTTTAGTCCTACTTGTTTTCTCATTGAGCCCAAGCTCGAATTTTTTCTTTATCCAGCTGGAAGCTCAAGAGATTAACTAATTTGGGTTCGAATTCAACTCGACTTAGTGCTGAATTCAAGCTcgtttggtttgaatttaattttgaaagcaAAGCGAATAACATTCAACCCGACTAGGTCCTGTTTGCACTCCTAATTACAACTCTTAGCGTGTGAGTCAATATGTTTGCGGTGTGGCCGTGATGTATCTTTGATAATGAACCATCGGAAGTCGTAGGTTTCATTTTCTTGCAGCCTTTTGCCACATATCTTTGTTTCTCAAGGTTACTAATGAAATTGTTGAATGTTACTTTAAGTCTATGTTGTTTTCTAATATTTACAAGATTGTGTGCAGAGCAAATCCGGTGGTTACATGGTAGCGTTTGCGGGACGAAAATTTGCGGCAAGATCACTCCCGGTACTTGTTGCAGACAACAATCACACTATAACCAGCTTCACTCTGGTAAGAATTAATCGATCCACCAAATCAAAGTTTCTCTTTGGGCTGACGTGAAAGTGACAAATTGaacgggttgattcgggtttgGGTTCGGGATCGGGTTGAGtgttttcgggttggctcgggttcgggttgggttcgagttgagcaatttttgaacaATACTATTGCTCAACCCACCCGAATGAACACCCTTATTTCGCACAATATCGATAAATAGCATTTCAGGCTTTTTCTTTACGTTTCTCCAACTCTcttttactacttaactcaACATTCTCCTCACAGGTTCTGGAGTTCCAGAAAGGCACACTCCAAAACCTGTTCTGGAAAAAATTCGGCTGCGGTTCTTGCACCGGCGACTTGTTCGTTTGCCTTAACAACACGGATTGTGCGATCCCAAACTCCAAGTGTAAAAACAATGGAGGGACTATTGGCTGTGACATCGGCATACAGT comes from Primulina huaijiensis isolate GDHJ02 chromosome 2, ASM1229523v2, whole genome shotgun sequence and encodes:
- the LOC140959885 gene encoding uncharacterized protein, whose amino-acid sequence is MVKEIILLMMIILIRAFAGDNNPVYDPCSDAKVSRSDGFSFGLAFTSKDSFFFNHTQLSPCDSRLALAGSAQLAVFRPKVDEISLLTIDSNGSFSPSKSGGYMVAFAGRKFAARSLPVLVADNNHTITSFTLVLEFQKGTLQNLFWKKFGCGSCTGDLFVCLNNTDCAIPNSKCKNNGGTIGCDIGIQLAFSGTDKNDAVLNSWYEVANLRQYSLYALYSGLRDSISSPFTNLF